One genomic region from Anopheles bellator chromosome 2, idAnoBellAS_SP24_06.2, whole genome shotgun sequence encodes:
- the LOC131210409 gene encoding uncharacterized protein LOC131210409 — translation MKCKQSRTLMRISLVIFIVSRFACASSTQESNEEETLIEDFFVCRTCGSDISVANLLFDKYSPLALSATNHTLTEGRSVLIQEVQNSRGFRYTIFLVKQASCQKITAQRWIHKSSWFPGYAWKFCMCPKCRMLVGFMFEPIDSATIEQNFPSGEGFYALIYHSIITEGYVNSLLMKEKVLREN, via the exons ATGAAGTGCAAGCAAAGTCGTACATTAATGCGAATTTCTTTGGTCATTTTCATAGTTTCGCGCTTTGCATGCGCGTCGTCAACGCAAGAAAGCAACGAGGAGGAAACCCTCATTGAAG ACTTTTTCGTGTGCCGTACCTGTGGAAGTGATATTAGTGTAGCCAACCTACTTTTCGACAAGTACAGCCCACTAGCCCTGAGCGCCACCAACCACACGCTGACGGAGGGCAGATCCGTTCTGATCCAAGAAGTCCAGAACTCGCGCGGCTTTCGCTACACAATCTTTCTCGTCAAACAAGCTTCCTGCCAAAAAATAACAGCG CAACGCTGGATTCATAAATCAAGCTGGTTTCCCGGGTATGCTTGGAAGTTTTGCATGTGCCCCAAGTGTCGGATGCTAGTCGGGTTTATGTTCGAACCAATCGACAGTGCCACCATTGAGCAAAATTTCCCATCCGGCGAAGGCTTTTACGCTCTCATCTATCACAGCATCATCACAGAAGGAT ACGTCAATTCTTTGCTAATGAAAGAAAAGGTATTACgggaaaactaa
- the LOC131211353 gene encoding protein takeout-like produces the protein MSAVLLVSTFIALVSLGNAVKLPSAFTRCNPADEQCIIQAISNTFQKYTTGLPQLGLASLDPLRIDEMDIVQGEGPVNIELNFKNVDIIGFKDVIVKKAKGFTANPNVMEINLEVPLASLVGDYKIKGKVLILPIQGEGVSNLTMANCNFVMKWNGALQKRSDGKEYYQMNKIKATLDTTRFYTELTNLFNGDKALGENMNMFLNENWQDILKELKPAIISSFAKVFRAIITNVFDNVPYNELFLP, from the exons ATGAGTGCTGTGCTTCTAGTTTCTACCTTCATTGCCCTTGTTTCACTGGGAAACGCGGTGAAATTGC CTTCTGCATTCACGCGATGCAATCCGGCTGATGAGCAGTGCATAATACAAGCCATAAGCAACACGTTCCAAAAATATACAACAGGGCTACCACAGTTGGGGCTAGCTTCTCTGGATCCGCTGCGCATCGACGAAATGGACATAGTGCAGGGTGAAGGTCCTGTCAATATTGAGCTGAACTTCAAAAATGTTGATATCATCGGCTTTAAGGATGTGATCGTCAAAAAGGCCAA AGGGTTTACCGCAAATCCGAACGTAATGGAGATCAATTTGGAAGTACCTCTTGCATCACTCGTAGGCGACTATAAAATAAAGGGCAAAGTGCTCATACTTCCCATCCAGGGAGAAGGCGTCAGCAACTTGACCATGG CCAATTGCAACTTTGTCATGAAGTGGAATGGAGCCCTCCAGAAACGGTCCGATGGAAAAGAATACTATCAAATGAACAAAATCAAGGCCACGCTAGATACTACACGCTTCTACACAGAACTCACGAATTTGTTCAACGGCGATAAGGCACTAGGCGAAAATATGAACATGTTCCTGAATGAAAACTGGCAAGACATCCTGAAGGAACTGAAGCCCGCCATCATTAGCTCCTTTGCCAAAGTATTCCGTGCGATTATAACCAATGTTTTTGATAATGTTCCTTATAACGAGCTCTTTTTACCATGA
- the LOC131211354 gene encoding protein takeout-like, which produces MKAQIAALLIVAVTVGHAAKFPDSFSRCGQEDGKCLLAAITATFRSFYKGVPEIGLVPLDPLRIDKMDIVQGDGPINIELNFRKVDLVGFREAQIKKASGFTANPTKMELNLLVPVASLIGGYKINGKVLILPIQGQGSSNMTMVNCDITLKWVGKLVDKNGKQFFQVDKSKANFDTSRFYMDFTNLFNGDKALGDNMNVFLNENWQDILKELKPAIAAAFTKIFEAVVSNVFNKVPYSELYLA; this is translated from the exons ATGAAAGCCCAAATTGCAGCACTACTCATCGTGGCTGTCACCGTCGGTCACGCCGCCAAGTTCC CCGATTCCTTTTCGCGCTGCGGTCAAGAGGATGGCAAATGTCTGCTCGCTGCCATCACGGCCACGTTCCGGAGCTTTTACAAGGGCGTGCCAGAGATCGGACTTGTCCCGCTCGATCCGCTGCGCATCGACAAAATGGACATCGTTCAGGGCGACGGACCGATCAATATCGAGCTCAACTTCCGGAAGGTAGATCTTGTCGGATTCCGGGAGGCGCAGATCAAAAAAGCAAG TGGATTCACTGCCAACCCAACAAAGATGGAGCTAAATCTGCTTGTTCCGGTTGCCTCACTGATCGGCGGCTACAAGATCAACGGCAAGGTGTTGATCCTTCCAATCCAAGGGCAAGGATCCAGCAACATGACAATGG TTAATTGTGACATTACCCTGAAGTGGGTCGGCAAGCTAGTCGACAAGAATGGAAAGCAATTCTTCCAGGTCGATAAGTCCAAGGCCAACTTTGACACGTCACGGTTCTATATGGACTTCACGAACTTGTTCAACGGCGATAAGGCGCTTGGCGACAATATGAACGTGTTCTTGAACGAAAACTGGCAGGACATCCTGAAGGAACTGAAGCCCGCTATCGCTGCCGCCTTCACCAAGATATTCGAAGCCGTCGTCTCGAACGTCTTCAATAAGGTGCCGTACAGCGAACTGTATCTCGCATAA
- the LOC131210170 gene encoding cryptochrome-1-like has protein sequence MGMTKQMSGVGHYTHGSSGEPTEMNSLATGSGNADKQHQSSSNSTQQQQQNRFVQGNGDGKGQRSQHLHRSQHSRQHHLQQSTKLREKHTVHWFRKGLRLHDNPALREGVRDASSFRCVFVIDPWFAGSSNVGINKWRFLLQCLDDLDRNLRKLNSRLFVIRGQPADALPKLFKEWGTTCLTFEEDPEPFGRVRDHNISAMCKELGIEVISAASHTLYNLERIIEKNGGKAPLTYHQFQAIIASMDAPPQPETMITLDAIGSASTPLYDDHDDKYGVPTLEELGFETEALRPPVWIGGETEALARLERHLERKAWVASFGRPKMTPQSLLASQTGLSPYLRFGCLSTRLFYYQLTDLYKKIKKACPPLSLHGQLLWREFFYCAATKNPTFDKMAGNPICVQIPWDRNSEALAKWASGQTGFPWIDAIMTQLREEGWIHHLARHAVACFLTRGDLWISWEEGMKVFEELLLDADWSVNAGMWMWLSCSSFFQQFFHCYCPVKFGRKADPNGDYIRRYLPVLKNFPTRFIHEPWNAPENVQRAAKCLIGKDYPLPMVNHAIASRANMERIKQVYQHLAKYRSPGTCYEGEGVDKGGSAIAGVMTAAKMQHMNASSMNDSPSPTTILTSVNSSGNYMCRSNPSAQSDPHAKVLTYHPSAIGGGRLGTDGRPCPAGGASGGPGRDDVTDTGGADGIESKGRSLTIQESGPPQQQQQQQAPRHPLRDARSSDPDQESYANLAGPNYAVLKSDALGTMIREANLGGGRFSNLQDQLSNSLMSLECDVMATKLEPNNYEYERNQNMYNSQFKVEYSDNFNSGYGLRNAVFYGRKREDEQDNEAHEDEGTGGHDENDEDRPATIALSGEPQTSVRSQAQFASGESKVKQETSLQSTLFREPKHLKEAQRRRAEQQKQPQERKPHRPSECTEKGPRPVNPSPHSMHTDSSYDTDSHPMMTEFPQQHQQRTSLLQNDQPMQQSPGLQDKDEKLDCAD, from the exons ATGGGCATGACGAAGCAAATGTCCGGCGTTGGCCACTATACCCACGGCTCGTCCGGCGAGCCCACCGAAATGAACTCGTTGGCCACTGGTAGTGGCAATGCGGATAAGCAGCATCAGTCATCCTCTAATtccacgcagcagcaacagcaaaaccgCTTTGTCCAAGGTAACGGAGACGGTAAAGGTCAGCGGTCACAGCATCTGCACCGATCGCAACATTCCCGTCAGCATCATCTCCAACAGTCGACAAAGCTGCGGGAGAAACACACCGTGCACTGGTTCCGCAAGGGTCTTCGCCTGCACGACAATCCTGCGTTGCGCGAAGGAGTCCGTGATgccagcagcttccggtgcgtcTTCGTCATTGATCCCTGGTTTGCCGGAAGCTCAAACGTGGGCATCAATAAGTGGAG GTTCTTGCTGCAGTGCTTGGACGATCTGGATCGCAACCTTCGCAAGCTCAATTCGCGCCTCTTCGTCATACGTGGCCAGCCGGCGGACGCACTGCCGAAGCTGTTCAAGGAATGGGGCACAACGTGCCTGACGTTCGAGGAGGACCCCGAACCGTTTGGTCGGGTCCGCGATCACAATATTTCCGCGATGTGCAAGGAGCTCGGCATCGAGGTCATCTCGGCTGCATCGCACACACTGTACAATTTGGAAAG AATCATCGAAAAGAATGGCGGTAAAGCGCCACTCACCTACCACCAGTTCCAGGCCATTATCGCGTCGATGGACGCACCGCCACAGCCGGAAACGATGATCACACTGGACGCCATCGGTTCGGCCAGTACGCCCCTGTACGATGACCACGACGACAAGTACGGTGTGCCGACGCTCGAGGAGCTTGGCTTCGAAACGGAGGCGCTACGGCCACCGGTGTGGATCGGCGGCGAAACGGAAGCCCTGGCACGGCTCGAACGCCACCTCGAGCGGAAAGCGTGGGTCGCCTCGTTTGGGCGCCCAAAGATGACCCCCCAATCGCTGCTGGCTAGCCAGACGGGTCTGTCGCCGTACCTGCGCTTCGGATGTCTCAGCACCCGGCTGTTCTACTATCAGCTGACCGATCTGTACAAGAAGATCAAGAAAGCTTGCCCGCCGCTCTCGCTCCACGGCCAGCTGCTGTGGCGCGAATTTTTCTACTGCGCCGCCACCAAGAACCCCACCTTCGACAAGATGGCCGGCAATCCGATCTGCGTGCAGATACCGTGGGATCGTAACTCGGAAGCGCTGGCCAAGTGGGCCAGCGGGCAGACAGGGTTCCCGTGGATCGATGCGATCATGACGCAGCTACGCGAGGAAGGCTGGATCCACCACCTGGCGCGCCATGCCGTCGCCTGCTTCCTGACGCGGGGCGACCTGTGGATCTCGTGGGAGGAGGGCATGAAGGTGTTcgaggagctgctgctcgacgCCGACTGGTCCGTCAATGCCGGCATGTGGATGTGGCTGTCGTGCTCGTCCTTTTTCCAGCAGTTCTTCCACTGCTACTGTCCGGTGAAGTTCGGGCGGAAGGCGGACCCGAACGGAGACTACATTCGTCGGTATCTTCCGGTGCTGAAG AACTTCCCCACTCGCTTCATCCACGAACCGTGGAACGCGCCGGAGAATGTGCAGCGGGCGGCCAAGTGTCTCATCGGCAAGGACTACCCGCTGCCAATGGTGAACCACGCGATCGCCAGTCGGGCCAACATGGAGCGCATCAAGCAGGTTTATCAGCACCTGGCCAAGTACCGGAGCCCCGGTACGTGTTACGAGGGTGAGGGAGTCGACAAGGGTGGCTCGGCGATTGCCGGCGTGATGACTGCGGCCAAGATGCAGCACATGAATGCGAGCAGCATGAACGATAGTCCCAGTCCGACCACCATACTGACGAGTGTCAACAGCTCGGGGAACTACATGTGCCGCAGCAATCCGTCCGCACAAAGTGACCCCCATGCAAAGGTGCTGACCTATCATccgtcggcgatcggtggcggtcgcCTGGGAACGGATGGTCGGCCGTGTCCTGCAGGAGGTGCTAGTGGGGGGCCTGGCCGAGACGATGTGACGGACACCGGTGGAGCCGATGGCATAGAAAGCAAGGGACGTTCACTGACGATACAAGAATCGGGCccaccacagcaacagcagcaacaacaagcgCCGCGTCATCCTCTACGCGATGCCAGGTCCTCGGATCCGGACCAGGAATCGTACGCTAATCTTGCCGGGCCCAATTACGCCGTGCTCAAATCCGACGCGCTCGGGACGATGATCAGAGAGGCAAACCTGGGTGGTGGTCGCTTCTCGAACCTGCAAGACCAGCTGAGTAATAGCCTGATGTCGCTCGAGTGTGACGTTATGGCCACGAAGCTCGAGCCGAACAACTACGAGTACGAGCGCAATCAGAACATGTACAACAGCCAGTTCAAGGTGGAGTACAGTGACAACTTCAACTCCGGGTACGGCCTGCGTAATGCCGTGTTTTACGGCCGCAAGCGAGAGGACGAACAGGATAACGAGGCTCACGAAGATGAAGGTACCGGTGGTCATGACGAAAACGACGAGGATCGGCCAGCGACCATTGCTCTGTCTGGTGAGCCACAGACCTCCGTGCGCTCGCAAGCCCAGTTTGCGTCGGGAGAATCCAAAGTCAAGCAAGAAACTTCCTTACAGTCGACGTTGTTTCGCGAACCAAAGCACCTCAAGGAGGCGCAGCGTCGGCGGGCagagcagcagaaacagcCACAGGAACGCAAACCACACCGGCCGTCAGAGTGCACCGAGAAGGGTCCACGTCCTGTAAATCCTTCGCCACATTCCATGCACACTGATTCTAGTTACGACACAGACAGCCATCCAATGATGACCGAGttcccgcagcagcatcagcaacgaACGTCATTGCTCCAGAACGACCAGCCGATGCAGCAATCGCCAGGATTGCAGGATAAGGACGAGAAGCTGGACTGTGCCGACTAG
- the LOC131207260 gene encoding zinc finger protein 480-like codes for MDSALCRLCLSTDGVDYSSVYDEHGSETIAKIITYCVGIKFRRNDGITQAICDCCRMEILNFNNVRKRCIASDQILRDDRRKNRTAFGSKFTAHTKVKSDINDDERNLGPAGELETDTNDTPTPSIVETIDERVVNATPEINVEQDVVHEAQETKTIDELESLTERTTSPTRRTRKKCKVRRTTKKILSAIATENTDEPGFVCCGCSAVQFSSQQELEEHLFENHRKYRILDNFIRPFECDMCFKRFLTEKLLVQHKTRSYRKRRFVCTSCGLAYLTNNGLKRHEKVCNVEEKNFSCEVCGKRFLQTVTLASHRKLHQQEKTFSCSVCGKTFRKKFEITIHMVTHTEEQPYPCDLCPARFKRHQALKNHQKHHVNSRPYKCDLCEESFNSFAARKFHRLTVHEGLDPFRCDQCGVSFGRRLRLTQHMKRVHGVTD; via the exons ATGGACTCGGCGTTATGTCGCCTTTGCCTAAGCACTGACGGTGTGGACTACAGTTCAGTTTACGATGAACATGGTTCGGAAACGATCGCTAAAATCATTACTTATTGCGTGGGAATTAAG TTTCGGCGCAACGATGGCATCACGCAAGCTATTTGCGATTGCTGTCGAATGGAGATTTTGAATTTCAACAACGTTCGGAAACGATGCATCGCTTCCGATCAGATATTGCGAGACGATCGTcgaaaaaaccgaacggcCTTTGGTTCCAAGTTTACTGCTCACACAAAAGTTAAATCGGACATAAACGATGATGAGCGAAATCTCGGACCGGCAGGAGAACTTGAAACTGATACGAACGACACACCAACGCCGTCGATTGTAGAAACTATCGATGAACGAGTTGTAAATGCTACGCCTGAAATCAACGTAGAACAAGATGTCGTGCATGAAGCACAAGAAACTAAGACGATCGACGAGCTTGAGTCATTAACAGAGCGTACAACGTCTCCCACCAGGCGAACCAGAAAAAAGTGTAAAGTTAGAAGGACAACGAAGAAAATCTTAAGTGCAATCGCAACCGAAAACACCGATGAACCTGGATTTGTTTGCTGCGGATGTTCGGCAGTTCAGTTCAGCAGCCAACAAGAGCTGGAAGAACATCTTTTCGAAAACCACAGGAAATATCGCATCTTAGACAACTTCATACGACCTTTCGAGTGCGATATGTGCTTCAAACGCTTTTTGACGGAAAAGCTTCTTGTGCAGCACAAAACACGTTCATATCGGAAACGTCGTTTCGTGTGCACGTCGTGCGGCCTAGCTTACCTTACCAACAACGGATTGAAACGCCACGAGAAGGTGTGCAATGTGGAGGAAAAAAACTTCTCCTGCGAGGTGTGTGGTAAACGTTTCCTGCAAACGGTCACACTGGCGAGTCACCGGAAGCTGCACCAGCAGGAGAAAACGTTCTCGTGCTCCGTATGCGGGAAAACGTTTCGGAAAAAGTTCGAAATAACCATTCATATGGTAACGCACACTGAAGAGCAACCTTACCCGTGCGATCTTTGTCCGGCCAGATTCAAACGCCACCAAGCATTGAAGAATCATCAGAAGCATCACGTGAACTCTCGGCCGTACAAGTGCGACCTGTGCGAAGAGTCGTTCAATAGTTTTGCCGCCCGAAAGTTCCACCGCCTAACGGTGCACGAAGGGTTGGATCCGTTCCGGTGCGACCAGTGCGGCGTTAGCTTTGGCCGCAGATTACGGTTAACCCAACACATGAAGCGCGTACATGGCGTCactgattga
- the LOC131210345 gene encoding zinc finger protein 271-like, with amino-acid sequence MSVCRGCMRKDPDVLLSFNVAIEEVPLEKMFTCLTGIRVSRECDLPRYICQQCADGLAESYKLRSKFLLSDRQLRSLPTQEQQSISFASEAIEEVDVLEYSDHPPEEDEIEDEEETIGSNYLLEDEEKSSTTRIADEMVTEQRRFTKEIKIEPLMGCTVKEQQKLESGFTKEEVLSEEEYLIDEDTPCEGTENVENGTENAEFESIEQSKPSIESKLPGHSEVMCCNCPDVVFASKDDLWQHSEKVHKKERFSKHVLPYECDVCYKRFLTHAALFKHQSYPYRVKKYACKLCEARFHSRSAVLNHEKSTHIRTRSYVCNVCQKAFFTQPTLLCHQVMHREKQFQCSVCDKQFFRKTDMLAHLQTTHSDERPFSCDICPNRFKTKPHLQQHRLVHSGSRPIKCKYCDKGFQTYSDRKVHQLKHENLDSFVCKYCSKVYQRNYKLQVHVRKHHTGERPFECECCEKKFVQRWELRKHYQKMHQA; translated from the exons ATGAGTGTCTGCCGAGGGTGCATGCGGAAGGATCCGGACGTTTTGCTGTCTTTTAACGTGGCGATTGAGGAGGTACCCCTCGAGAAAATGTTCACTTGTCTAACCGGAATCCGTGTTTCGCGGGAATGCGACTTACCGCGCTATATTTGCCAGCAGTGCGCCGATGGGCTAGCGGAATCGTACAAACTTCGCTCGAAATTTCTTCTATCCGACAGACAACTTCGATCGCTGCCTACACAAGAACAACAAAG CATTAGTTTCGCCTCGGAGGCTATTGAAGAAGTGGACGTGCTGGAGTATTCCGATCACCCGCCGGAAGAAGACGAGATAGAGGATGAGGAGGAAACTATTGGTTCAAACTACTTACTGGAAGACGAGGAGAAGTCTTCCACTACCAGGATTGCTGATGAAATGGTCACAGAACAACGACGGTTTAcgaaggaaattaaaatcgaaccTCTAATGGGTTGCACGGTAAAGGAACAGCAGAAGCTGGAAAGCGGTTTTACTAAAGAAGAAGTGCTTTCAGAAGAAGAATACTTGATTGATGAAGATACACCGTGTGAAGGCAccgaaaatgtcgaaaatgGGACCGAAAATGCCGAGTTTGAATCGATAGAGCAATCAAAACCATCAATCGAAAGCAAACTTCCTGGGCATTCAGAGGTGATGTGCTGCAATTGCCCGGATGTGGTGTTTGCCAGCAAGGACGATCTTTGGCAACATTCGGAAAAGGTGCATAAAAAAGAGCGCTTCAGTAAACACGTGCTTCCGTATGAGTGCGACGTATGCTACAAGCGCTTCCTCACCCATGCTGCACTTTTCAAACACCAATCGTATCCGTACCGAGTGAAAAAGTACGCGTGCAAACTATGTGAGGCCCGATTTCACAGTCGAAGCGCCGTGCTGAACCACGAAAAATCGACTCACATTAGAACGCGTTCGTACGTGTGCAATGTATGCCAGAAAGCTTTCTTCACCCAACCGACGCTGCTCTGTCACCAGGTAATGCATCGCGAAAAGCAGTTCCAGTGCTCGGTTTGCGATAAACAGTTTTTCCGTAAGACCGATATGCTTGCGCACTTGCAAACGACACATAGCGACGAGCGTCCGTTTTCGTGCGATATCTGCCCGAATCGCTTCAAAACGAAGCCGCATTTGCAACAGCATCGTCTCGTGCACTCCGGAAGTCGGCCGATCAAGTGCAAGTATTGTGACAAAGGTTTCCAAACCTACAGCGACCGGAAGGTACATCAGTTGAAGCACGAGAACCTCGACAGTTTCGTGTGCAAGTACTGCAGCAAAGTTTACCAGCGCAACTACAAGCTACAAGTCCATGTGCGCAAACACCACACGGGCGAACGGCCGTTCGAATGTGAGTGCTGTGAGAAGAAATTTGTCCAACGCTGGGAACTGAGGAAACACTACCAGAAGATGCATCAAGCGTAG